A single region of the Sandaracinaceae bacterium genome encodes:
- a CDS encoding sterol desaturase family protein, producing the protein MSTPSAAPRTFADVPTTSGDTEARARPASVRSLPDALRLFFSHASPRLLGGKALLFLLVRPLLGPFGWGDVFLVVGIGLYWPFQEWFLHTKVLHRKPSTLGPLTLDTYFARRHREHHQRPWDIETAFLPLRVLVPLIPVNIALFTLATPTLGLAATGITAMTAASLLYEWTHFLTHTGYKPKSALYRKIRRNHRMHHFRNEQYWHGFTVPFVDELFGTGPDPRDVPQSESCYSLGVAPGRS; encoded by the coding sequence ATGAGCACACCTAGCGCAGCGCCCCGAACCTTCGCCGACGTCCCGACCACGAGCGGTGACACGGAGGCCAGAGCCAGACCGGCCAGCGTCCGTTCGCTGCCGGACGCCCTGCGCCTCTTCTTCTCCCACGCGAGCCCCCGCCTGCTCGGCGGCAAGGCGCTGCTCTTCCTGCTGGTGCGTCCTCTGCTGGGCCCCTTTGGCTGGGGTGACGTGTTCCTCGTCGTGGGGATTGGGCTGTACTGGCCGTTCCAGGAGTGGTTCCTCCACACCAAGGTGCTGCACCGCAAGCCGTCCACGCTGGGCCCCCTCACGCTCGACACCTACTTCGCGCGCCGTCACCGGGAACACCACCAGCGCCCGTGGGACATCGAGACCGCGTTCCTGCCGCTGCGCGTGCTGGTGCCCCTCATCCCCGTGAACATCGCGCTCTTCACCCTCGCGACGCCCACGCTGGGACTGGCCGCCACGGGCATCACCGCCATGACCGCCGCCAGCCTGCTCTACGAGTGGACGCACTTCCTGACCCACACGGGGTACAAGCCGAAGAGCGCGCTCTATCGCAAAATCCGGCGCAACCACCGCATGCATCACTTCCGCAACGAGCAGTACTGGCACGGGTTCACCGTCCCGTTCGTGGACGAGCTCTTCGGGACCGGCCCGGACCCGCGCGACGTCCCCCAGAGCGAGAGCTGCTACTCGCTGGGTGTCGCCCCTGGGCGGTCGTAA
- a CDS encoding dimethyl sulfoxide reductase anchor subunit produces the protein MSTGTASLPILDSEALAPAVSKRRLPLLDQLLADQGDMSAVERFSQLHDDATTPLLEPIYRSLLPATAPGPGQQYAFEVNLDACSGCKACVTACHSLNGLDESETWRAVGVLHGGDITQPFQQTVTTACHHCLEPACMKGCPVGAYEKNPETGIVRHLDDQCIGCQYCMFTCAYDVPQYNPKKGIVRKCDMCSDRLAEGEAPACVQACPTHAISIKLVDVNEARAVASEGSLVPGAPSSSISVPTTRYVGTRVMPANTLPADFHAVRPAHIHTPLVWMLVLTQLSVGAFWVGSIFEGVLSAEALAAVRPWHGLLALSLGLLALGASTAHLGRPQYAFRAMLGVRTSWLSREILTFGAFAGAAVTYAAALFQADRASVWSALPQLPVWSEAALPVLAPAVALTGASGVYCSVMLYHATRRRWWHGYATGFKFALTSVVLGLAFSSAAAIVVLASTHTDPLPLLRPWLRFAAPALAVVTCVKLLGELSVIRHRRDPGGDLGRSARLLLGELRGLLGLRAGLALFGGVVLPLVFFGAPEGVPLGALVTVALSSASLLLAGELVERVLFFAAMSAPRMPGVVS, from the coding sequence ATGTCGACCGGCACGGCGAGTCTACCCATCCTCGACAGCGAAGCGCTGGCCCCGGCGGTCAGCAAACGTCGGCTCCCGCTCCTGGATCAGCTGCTGGCGGACCAGGGAGACATGAGCGCCGTCGAGCGCTTCAGCCAGCTCCACGACGACGCGACCACGCCGCTGCTGGAGCCCATCTACCGCTCGCTGCTGCCGGCCACCGCTCCGGGACCCGGACAGCAGTACGCCTTCGAAGTGAACCTGGACGCCTGCTCGGGCTGCAAGGCGTGCGTCACGGCTTGCCACAGCCTGAACGGGCTCGACGAGAGCGAGACGTGGCGCGCGGTGGGCGTGCTGCACGGCGGTGACATCACGCAGCCCTTCCAGCAGACGGTCACGACGGCTTGTCATCACTGCCTCGAGCCGGCGTGCATGAAGGGCTGCCCGGTCGGCGCGTACGAAAAGAACCCCGAGACGGGGATTGTCCGACACCTCGACGACCAGTGCATCGGCTGCCAGTACTGCATGTTCACCTGCGCCTACGACGTGCCCCAGTACAACCCCAAGAAGGGCATCGTGCGCAAGTGCGACATGTGCTCCGATCGCCTCGCCGAGGGGGAGGCCCCAGCGTGCGTGCAGGCGTGCCCGACACACGCCATCTCCATCAAGCTGGTGGACGTCAACGAGGCGCGCGCCGTGGCCAGCGAAGGCAGCCTGGTGCCGGGCGCGCCCTCGTCGAGCATCAGCGTCCCCACCACGCGCTACGTGGGCACGCGGGTCATGCCAGCGAACACGCTCCCGGCAGACTTCCACGCGGTGCGCCCAGCGCACATCCACACGCCGCTGGTCTGGATGTTGGTGCTGACGCAGCTCTCCGTGGGCGCGTTCTGGGTCGGGTCCATCTTCGAGGGCGTGCTCAGCGCCGAGGCGCTCGCCGCGGTCCGGCCGTGGCATGGGCTCCTCGCCCTCTCGTTGGGGCTCCTCGCGCTGGGCGCCAGCACCGCTCACCTCGGGCGACCGCAGTACGCCTTCCGCGCGATGCTGGGCGTGCGCACCTCGTGGCTCAGCCGCGAGATCCTGACGTTCGGCGCGTTCGCGGGGGCCGCCGTGACCTACGCGGCGGCGCTGTTCCAGGCAGATCGAGCGAGCGTGTGGAGCGCGTTGCCGCAGCTTCCCGTGTGGTCGGAGGCGGCCCTCCCCGTCCTGGCGCCTGCCGTCGCGCTCACGGGTGCGAGCGGGGTCTACTGCTCGGTGATGCTCTACCACGCCACGCGGCGGAGGTGGTGGCACGGCTACGCCACGGGCTTCAAGTTTGCGCTCACCAGTGTGGTGCTCGGGCTGGCCTTCAGCTCCGCGGCTGCCATCGTGGTGCTGGCATCGACCCACACCGACCCGCTGCCACTCTTGCGCCCGTGGCTCCGCTTCGCCGCCCCCGCGCTCGCGGTCGTGACCTGCGTCAAGCTCCTGGGCGAGCTGTCGGTCATCCGCCACCGTCGCGACCCGGGCGGCGACCTCGGGCGCTCCGCCCGTCTCCTCCTCGGCGAGCTGCGCGGCCTCTTGGGCTTGCGCGCGGGCCTCGCCCTGTTCGGTGGCGTGGTGCTGCCGCTGGTGTTCTTCGGCGCCCCCGAAGGCGTGCCTCTCGGCGCCCTCGTCACCGTGGCGCTCTCGAGCGCGTCTCTCCTGCTCGCTGGTGAGCTGGTAGAGCGTGTCCTCTTCTTTGCGGCCATGAGCGCGCCGCGCATGCCGGGAGTCGTGAGCTGA
- a CDS encoding type II toxin-antitoxin system Phd/YefM family antitoxin, translating to MAITTLSSRELNQDIGRAKRAAKDGPVFITDRGKPAHVLLSIEEYERLTAHRRSLVETLAMEGLSDIEFEAPQFDIVAEKLEFP from the coding sequence ATGGCCATCACGACACTATCCAGCCGTGAGCTGAACCAGGACATCGGACGCGCCAAGCGCGCCGCGAAGGACGGGCCGGTTTTCATCACGGACCGAGGCAAGCCAGCACACGTCCTCCTGAGCATCGAAGAGTACGAACGCCTCACCGCCCATCGACGCAGCCTCGTCGAGACCTTGGCGATGGAAGGGCTGTCGGACATCGAGTTCGAAGCCCCACAGTTCGACATCGTCGCTGAGAAGCTCGAGTTCCCATGA
- a CDS encoding peptidyl-tRNA hydrolase: MYTLTGDPARLLWHTRRPGAGQVEQERTVVALDGGSRMDAIGGRWARAELRAGALTITTGTGEDEQQRVKHTLDSDALVVERAQLVNGAWQVDETRYQRTDTKQVLLYRRDLAMRKGKIAAQCAHASMAVFFARHAGHVDALHVPLDGPMAVWSHGRFAKVVLSVEGEAELLRAHDLALAAGLPTAVITDSGRTEFHGVPTRTAMALGPAAREEIDRISGPTGAIATKLA, from the coding sequence GTGTACACACTCACTGGCGACCCCGCGCGGCTCCTCTGGCACACGCGGCGCCCCGGGGCGGGACAGGTGGAACAAGAGCGCACCGTCGTCGCGCTCGATGGCGGTTCACGGATGGACGCGATCGGTGGACGCTGGGCACGGGCCGAGCTGCGCGCGGGCGCGCTGACCATCACCACGGGCACGGGCGAGGATGAGCAGCAGCGCGTGAAGCACACCCTCGACAGTGACGCGTTGGTCGTCGAGCGCGCTCAGCTCGTGAATGGCGCGTGGCAGGTCGACGAGACCCGCTATCAGCGCACCGACACCAAGCAGGTGCTGCTGTACCGGCGGGACCTCGCCATGCGCAAGGGCAAGATCGCCGCGCAGTGCGCCCACGCGTCCATGGCGGTCTTCTTCGCACGGCACGCGGGGCATGTAGACGCGCTGCACGTGCCCCTGGACGGGCCCATGGCCGTCTGGTCGCACGGCCGCTTCGCCAAGGTGGTGCTGTCGGTGGAAGGCGAGGCGGAGCTGCTTCGGGCACACGACCTGGCGCTCGCGGCGGGACTGCCGACCGCCGTGATCACCGACTCGGGCCGCACCGAATTCCACGGCGTCCCGACGCGCACCGCCATGGCGCTCGGGCCGGCGGCCCGCGAGGAGATCGACCGCATCAGCGGTCCCACGGGGGCCATCGCGACGAAGCTCGCCTGA
- the nirD gene encoding nitrite reductase small subunit NirD, producing the protein MVSQRFCDQLRRRTNAQTTRIIVFGEEPWPAYDRVQLTKYFQLSSADPLLLATRTWYANNDIELRTSAKITRVDLDAREVVTESGERCAYDHLVLATGSSAFVPRMPGIERPGVFVYRTLEDLDAIRAYAQGATRCAVLGGGLLGLEAARAVQECGVTTHVVEMADRLMPRQLDAIGGRLLRREIERMGVPVHVGCATREVLGDPAVTGLLTQTDELPFDMVVVSAGIRPRDELAREAGIAVGERGGIQVDDSLATSAPDVYAIGECALHRGMIYGLVAPGYEMAEVLARALTGEPEARFEGADLSCKLKLMGVDVASFGDPFADESRSDAQVVAFQDFTSGVYKKLILDASAQHVLGGMLLGDASAYGTLTHYARSGEPIPGTPEELLLGARGGGAATGLAALPDAAQVCSCNNVSKGAILQAVSGGACELSALKSCTKAGTSCGGCLPQVVDLLDMGLAAMGRSTRKRLCEHFDLTRRELFDVVRVRGIDTFEELLREHGTGGHGCEVCKPTAASIFASLQNEMILAKHATLQDTNDRFLANIQRRGLYSVVPRIPGGEITPEGLIRLGEIAQRYGLYTKITGGQRVDMFGATLEKLPDIWEELVESGFESGHAYAKGLRTVKSCVGSTWCRYGIDDSVGLAIRLEERYRGIRAPHKLKSAVSGCVRECAEAQSKDFGVIATESGWNLYVCGNGGAKPRHADLLATDLDEPTLIRYIDRFLMYYMCTADRLTRTSVWLDKLEGGIEHVRDVVVHDTLGLGAELEQMAAHLVETYQCEWAAVVRDPEQRARFRHFANSDDPDDNVFMIEQRGQHRVADWDPPAAPRKLRLPVVTTTEGGVAKDELVYFGEADAFPAEGGMAVRHGEVQLAIYHFASRGEWYATQNMCPHQEDMVLARGLLGDAKGEPKVVCPMHKKSFSLVSGECLSGEDYQIMTFPVEVQDGRVFARVPPASALADQLCAARSSCHAHAAE; encoded by the coding sequence ATGGTCAGTCAGCGCTTTTGCGACCAACTTCGTCGGCGAACAAACGCGCAAACAACCCGAATCATCGTGTTCGGAGAGGAGCCCTGGCCCGCCTACGATCGCGTCCAGCTGACGAAGTATTTCCAGCTCTCGAGCGCCGATCCGCTGCTGCTCGCCACGCGCACGTGGTACGCGAACAACGACATCGAGCTGCGCACCAGCGCGAAGATCACGCGCGTGGATCTCGACGCGCGCGAGGTGGTCACGGAGAGCGGTGAGCGCTGCGCCTACGACCACCTGGTGCTGGCCACGGGGTCTTCCGCGTTCGTGCCGCGCATGCCCGGCATCGAGCGCCCGGGCGTGTTCGTGTACCGCACCCTCGAGGACCTCGACGCCATTCGCGCCTATGCGCAGGGGGCAACGCGCTGTGCCGTGCTCGGCGGCGGCTTGTTGGGGCTCGAGGCCGCCCGCGCCGTGCAGGAGTGCGGTGTCACCACGCACGTGGTGGAGATGGCCGACCGGCTCATGCCCCGGCAGCTCGACGCCATCGGCGGGCGCCTACTTCGCCGCGAGATCGAGCGCATGGGCGTGCCCGTGCACGTGGGCTGCGCCACCCGCGAGGTGCTCGGCGACCCGGCGGTGACGGGGCTCCTGACGCAGACCGACGAGCTGCCGTTCGACATGGTGGTGGTGTCCGCGGGCATCCGGCCGCGCGACGAGCTGGCCCGCGAGGCCGGCATCGCGGTCGGGGAGCGCGGCGGCATCCAGGTGGACGACAGCCTCGCGACCAGCGCGCCCGACGTGTACGCCATCGGCGAGTGCGCGCTGCACCGCGGCATGATCTACGGGCTGGTCGCGCCCGGCTACGAGATGGCCGAGGTGCTCGCGCGGGCGCTCACCGGCGAGCCCGAGGCGCGCTTCGAGGGGGCGGACCTCTCTTGCAAGCTGAAGCTCATGGGCGTTGACGTGGCGAGCTTCGGCGACCCCTTCGCCGACGAGAGCCGCAGCGACGCGCAGGTGGTCGCGTTCCAGGACTTCACGTCGGGCGTGTACAAGAAGCTCATCCTCGACGCCTCCGCGCAGCATGTGCTGGGCGGCATGCTGCTCGGCGACGCCTCCGCCTACGGGACCCTCACGCACTACGCGCGCAGCGGGGAGCCCATCCCCGGGACGCCCGAAGAGCTGCTGCTGGGGGCCCGCGGAGGCGGGGCTGCGACGGGGCTCGCCGCGCTCCCCGACGCGGCCCAGGTGTGCTCGTGCAACAACGTCAGCAAGGGCGCCATCCTGCAGGCGGTCAGCGGCGGCGCGTGCGAGCTCTCCGCGCTCAAGTCCTGCACCAAGGCCGGCACGTCCTGCGGCGGCTGCCTGCCGCAGGTGGTGGACCTGCTGGACATGGGGCTCGCGGCGATGGGTCGCAGCACGCGCAAGCGCCTGTGCGAGCACTTCGACCTCACGCGCCGTGAGCTGTTCGACGTGGTGCGCGTGCGCGGCATCGACACCTTCGAGGAGTTGCTGCGCGAGCACGGGACGGGCGGGCACGGCTGCGAGGTGTGCAAGCCCACCGCGGCCAGCATCTTCGCCAGCCTGCAGAACGAGATGATCCTCGCGAAGCACGCCACCCTACAGGACACCAACGACCGCTTCCTCGCGAACATCCAGCGGCGCGGCCTGTACTCGGTGGTGCCGCGCATCCCGGGCGGCGAGATCACGCCCGAGGGGCTCATCCGACTGGGCGAGATCGCGCAGCGCTACGGGCTCTACACCAAGATCACGGGTGGGCAGCGTGTGGACATGTTCGGCGCCACGCTCGAGAAGCTCCCCGACATCTGGGAGGAGCTGGTGGAAAGCGGCTTCGAGAGCGGTCACGCATACGCCAAGGGGCTCCGCACGGTGAAGAGCTGCGTCGGGTCCACGTGGTGTCGCTACGGCATCGACGACTCGGTGGGCTTGGCCATCCGGCTGGAGGAGCGCTACCGCGGCATCCGCGCGCCCCACAAGCTGAAGAGCGCCGTCAGCGGCTGCGTGCGCGAGTGTGCCGAGGCGCAGAGCAAGGACTTCGGCGTCATCGCGACGGAGTCGGGCTGGAACCTCTACGTGTGCGGCAACGGCGGCGCCAAGCCGCGCCACGCGGACCTCCTCGCGACCGACCTCGATGAGCCCACGCTCATCCGGTACATCGACCGCTTCCTCATGTACTACATGTGCACCGCCGACCGCCTCACGCGCACGTCGGTGTGGCTCGACAAGCTCGAGGGCGGCATCGAGCACGTGCGTGATGTGGTGGTCCACGACACCCTCGGCCTCGGCGCGGAGCTGGAGCAGATGGCGGCGCACCTGGTGGAGACGTACCAGTGCGAATGGGCCGCGGTGGTGCGCGACCCCGAGCAGCGCGCCCGCTTTCGGCACTTCGCGAACAGCGACGACCCGGACGACAACGTGTTCATGATCGAGCAGCGTGGGCAGCACCGCGTGGCGGACTGGGATCCTCCCGCCGCACCCCGGAAGCTGCGCCTGCCGGTGGTGACGACGACCGAGGGAGGGGTAGCGAAGGACGAGCTGGTGTACTTCGGCGAGGCGGACGCGTTCCCGGCCGAAGGGGGCATGGCCGTTCGGCACGGCGAGGTGCAGCTGGCCATCTATCACTTCGCCTCACGCGGGGAGTGGTACGCCACGCAGAACATGTGCCCGCACCAGGAGGACATGGTGCTGGCGCGCGGTCTGCTGGGCGACGCCAAGGGGGAGCCCAAGGTGGTCTGCCCGATGCACAAGAAGAGCTTCTCGCTGGTGAGCGGCGAGTGCCTGAGCGGCGAGGACTACCAGATCATGACCTTCCCGGTGGAGGTGCAGGACGGGCGCGTGTTCGCCCGCGTGCCGCCCGCCAGCGCGCTCGCGGACCAGCTCTGCGCAGCGCGTTCCTCCTGCCACGCCCACGCGGCGGAGTGA
- a CDS encoding CPBP family intramembrane metalloprotease: MDTHETPTTPDAFPIPPGLPSLERPERLLWWQGALAMLGMIPMLIVANVAAALVSVAVGSGTEGLAQLQGNTEALVSFPLVAAGQAANLIVFVTIAVLAPFLARVPHRTALGLGGAPVSVFALGAVGILGLSPLADRIVRELTVYFPDQSALEMIERAVKGQPLWSLVPVLAVIPAVGEELLCRGVLQRSLRSPWVALPVSAVFFAALHMDPLHMAGVLPLGFFLAWLGQRTNSVWVPIAAHFTNNLAATLSLFASESLTPEEAELPLYAIPVGLLVTLVCSVGIHFVMRWQASPTPPAPPRDASLAEGSP, encoded by the coding sequence GTGGACACGCACGAGACGCCCACCACGCCCGACGCCTTCCCGATCCCCCCCGGCCTCCCGTCGCTGGAGCGCCCGGAACGACTGCTGTGGTGGCAGGGCGCGTTGGCCATGCTCGGCATGATCCCGATGCTGATCGTGGCGAACGTGGCTGCGGCGCTCGTGTCGGTCGCCGTGGGCTCCGGCACGGAAGGGCTCGCGCAGCTGCAGGGCAACACGGAGGCACTGGTCAGCTTCCCGCTCGTCGCCGCCGGGCAGGCTGCGAACCTGATCGTCTTCGTGACCATCGCCGTGCTGGCCCCGTTCCTCGCGCGTGTCCCACACCGGACGGCGCTCGGCTTGGGTGGCGCACCCGTCAGCGTGTTCGCCCTCGGCGCCGTGGGCATCCTGGGGCTCTCACCGCTGGCCGACCGCATCGTGCGCGAGCTCACCGTGTACTTTCCAGACCAGAGCGCCCTCGAGATGATCGAGCGCGCGGTCAAGGGGCAACCGCTGTGGTCGCTCGTCCCCGTGCTCGCCGTCATCCCCGCGGTGGGCGAGGAGCTGTTGTGCCGCGGGGTGCTGCAACGCAGCCTGCGCTCCCCCTGGGTGGCGCTGCCGGTGTCGGCCGTGTTCTTCGCCGCCCTGCACATGGACCCGCTCCACATGGCCGGAGTGCTCCCGCTGGGCTTCTTCCTGGCGTGGCTCGGCCAGCGCACCAACTCCGTGTGGGTGCCGATCGCCGCGCACTTCACCAACAACCTCGCCGCCACCCTGTCCCTCTTCGCCAGCGAGAGCCTCACGCCCGAGGAGGCCGAGCTACCCCTGTACGCCATCCCGGTGGGTCTGCTGGTGACGCTCGTGTGCAGCGTCGGCATCCACTTCGTGATGCGCTGGCAAGCGAGCCCCACGCCTCCTGCACCTCCCCGCGATGCCTCGCTCGCAGAAGGGTCCCCATGA
- the rsgA gene encoding ribosome small subunit-dependent GTPase A: MLRSTAGFFDVLLASGEVVRARLRGRLKQVRKNTDLCVIGDRVMVVETRDGGVAVEEVLPRRTVFSRQHPARGGHREDVLIANLDVLVVVMAFEAPPFVPRMIDRYLVIAEHNGVEAVVVANKLDLRIEEEDYIDESLALYEGLGYRTFRTSADTEDDPGVAALRAHLAGRVSVFSGPSGAGKSSLVNRVEPGLGLRVGSTSEAHGKGRHTTRVATLHPLADGGFVADTPGIRELAGFEIPETKLASCFREFRPYLGQCGFRSCRHLTEPGCAILAAVEAEEVDGERYESFAKLLLGEERPDRVG; this comes from the coding sequence GTGTTGCGCAGCACCGCGGGATTCTTCGACGTGCTGCTCGCTTCGGGCGAGGTCGTGCGGGCTCGGCTGCGCGGTCGCCTCAAGCAGGTGCGAAAGAACACCGACCTGTGCGTCATCGGCGACCGCGTGATGGTGGTCGAGACGCGCGACGGTGGTGTCGCGGTGGAAGAGGTTCTCCCGCGGCGCACGGTGTTCTCGCGCCAACACCCGGCACGTGGCGGCCATCGCGAAGACGTGCTCATCGCCAACCTGGACGTGCTGGTGGTAGTCATGGCCTTCGAGGCTCCACCCTTCGTGCCGCGCATGATCGACCGCTACCTCGTCATCGCCGAGCACAACGGGGTCGAGGCCGTCGTGGTCGCCAACAAGCTCGATCTCCGCATCGAAGAAGAGGACTACATCGACGAGTCGCTCGCCCTGTACGAAGGGCTGGGCTACCGCACCTTCCGCACGTCGGCCGACACCGAAGACGACCCGGGCGTCGCTGCGCTGCGCGCCCACCTCGCGGGACGCGTGTCCGTCTTCAGCGGGCCGAGCGGCGCCGGCAAGAGCAGCCTGGTCAACCGCGTGGAGCCAGGCCTCGGCCTGCGCGTCGGGTCGACGAGCGAAGCGCACGGCAAGGGGCGCCACACCACGCGCGTCGCCACGCTGCATCCGCTCGCCGACGGCGGCTTCGTCGCCGACACGCCAGGCATCCGAGAACTGGCGGGGTTCGAGATCCCCGAGACCAAGCTGGCCAGCTGCTTCCGCGAGTTCCGGCCCTATCTGGGTCAGTGCGGGTTCCGGAGCTGTCGGCACCTGACGGAGCCGGGGTGCGCCATCCTCGCGGCCGTGGAGGCGGAAGAGGTCGACGGCGAGCGCTACGAGAGCTTCGCCAAGCTGCTGTTGGGCGAGGAACGCCCAGATCGGGTGGGCTGA
- a CDS encoding type II toxin-antitoxin system VapC family toxin, giving the protein MMFLLDTNVLSELRKLGDGKAAPPVVAWLSKIDSSRCFISALTLMEIEIGVLRVERRDTVQGALLRAWMDERVKPEFSTRTLPVDAEVALRCANLHLPDPRSERDALIAATALVHGMTVVTRNTTDFRATGVLLHDPWQA; this is encoded by the coding sequence ATGATGTTCCTGCTGGACACCAACGTGCTGTCCGAGCTCCGAAAGCTGGGCGACGGCAAGGCCGCTCCGCCCGTGGTCGCGTGGCTCTCGAAGATCGATTCGAGCCGCTGCTTCATCTCCGCCCTGACGCTGATGGAGATCGAGATCGGGGTGCTGCGGGTGGAGCGACGCGACACCGTTCAGGGTGCCCTTCTGCGTGCGTGGATGGACGAGCGCGTGAAGCCCGAGTTCTCCACACGGACCCTCCCGGTGGACGCCGAGGTCGCGCTTCGCTGCGCGAATCTGCACCTACCGGACCCAAGGTCCGAACGTGACGCCCTGATCGCGGCGACTGCACTGGTCCACGGCATGACCGTCGTGACACGCAACACGACGGACTTCAGAGCCACTGGCGTCCTGCTGCACGATCCATGGCAAGCGTGA
- a CDS encoding FadR family transcriptional regulator: MLRPITRQSIAASVFDQLRDHIVQGQLAPGDSLPSERVLAEQLGVNRGAVREGLKRLEQAGLVSIQQGETTQVRDFRRTAGLELLGTMLLRADGTIDTAVARSIVELRSELAPVIARLAVRRASEQHLDRVDAAVAAMRATSNLDELQHAALHFWTAVVDGTQNVALQLAMGSLSRSYGAVLSQLASVMAAEVRATEDYAALASALRGRREPSAVKRAQKIVALGADAVGGVIDAVSAFQGEAR; this comes from the coding sequence ATGCTGCGTCCCATCACCCGCCAGTCCATCGCGGCCTCGGTCTTCGACCAGCTGCGTGATCACATCGTGCAGGGGCAGCTGGCCCCCGGCGACAGTCTCCCCTCGGAGCGCGTGCTGGCCGAGCAGCTGGGGGTGAACCGTGGCGCCGTCCGTGAGGGCCTGAAGCGCCTCGAGCAGGCTGGGCTCGTGAGCATCCAGCAGGGGGAGACCACGCAGGTGCGCGACTTTCGGCGCACGGCTGGGCTCGAGCTCCTCGGCACCATGCTGCTCCGGGCGGACGGCACCATCGACACCGCGGTCGCGCGCAGCATCGTCGAGCTGCGCTCGGAGCTCGCCCCCGTCATCGCGCGGCTGGCCGTCCGGCGGGCCTCGGAGCAGCACTTGGACCGGGTCGACGCGGCGGTGGCGGCCATGCGCGCGACGAGCAACCTCGACGAGCTGCAGCACGCGGCCCTCCACTTCTGGACCGCGGTCGTGGACGGAACGCAGAACGTCGCGCTGCAGCTGGCGATGGGCTCGCTTTCCCGCTCGTACGGCGCGGTGCTGTCGCAGCTGGCCAGCGTGATGGCCGCCGAGGTGCGGGCCACCGAAGACTACGCGGCGCTGGCGAGCGCGCTGCGGGGCCGCCGCGAGCCATCTGCGGTGAAGCGCGCCCAGAAGATCGTCGCGCTCGGTGCCGACGCTGTCGGCGGTGTCATCGACGCCGTGAGCGCCTTTCAAGGAGAAGCCCGATGA
- a CDS encoding PaaI family thioesterase, with protein MTHVLPAEGIDLRFPMDTGCVGCSPTNPIGMHLVFRREGDAITGRYTAPPHFRGGPGAVHGGILALLLDEYSCAAGFFLTGNVCVTGSFELRYERPAHIGDELRMEARIVDRSHPRYLIIEATVQHAGVILVRSAGRFFPIDPPSDVSSPA; from the coding sequence ATGACACACGTGCTGCCCGCCGAGGGCATCGACCTGCGGTTCCCCATGGACACGGGCTGTGTCGGCTGCTCGCCCACCAACCCCATCGGGATGCACCTGGTGTTCCGCCGCGAGGGCGACGCCATCACGGGTCGCTACACGGCGCCACCGCACTTCCGCGGCGGGCCCGGGGCCGTGCACGGCGGCATCCTCGCCCTGCTGCTCGACGAATACTCCTGCGCGGCGGGCTTCTTCTTGACCGGGAACGTCTGCGTCACGGGCTCGTTCGAGCTGCGCTACGAGCGCCCCGCGCACATCGGCGACGAGCTGCGCATGGAGGCCCGCATCGTCGACCGCAGCCACCCCCGCTACCTGATCATCGAGGCGACCGTCCAGCACGCGGGGGTCATCCTCGTACGCTCCGCGGGTCGCTTCTTCCCGATCGACCCGCCGTCCGACGTATCATCGCCGGCATGA